One genomic region from Salvia hispanica cultivar TCC Black 2014 chromosome 2, UniMelb_Shisp_WGS_1.0, whole genome shotgun sequence encodes:
- the LOC125203493 gene encoding glutathione S-transferase L3-like, whose product MAATYVEEVLPPVLDSTSEPPKLFDGTTRLYTNYHCPYAQRVWIVRNYKGLQDEIKLVPINLQNRPAWYKEKVYPPNKVPSLEHNGKIIGESLDLVKYVDANFKGPSLLPDDPAKKEFAEELIAYSGTFVDNVYASFRGDDTVKQAGSEFDYLETALHKFEDGHFFLGQFSQVDAVYIPFVERTRLFLYEVWKYDITSGRPKLAKWIQEINEIDAYKPTIPDPQLIVEKYKIRFLGQK is encoded by the exons ATGGCTGCAAC TTATGTTGAAGAAGTGCTTCCTCCGGTGTTGGATTCTACTTCAGAACCTCCCAAACTCTTTGATGGAACTACTAG GTTGTATACCAATTACCACTGCCCATATGCGCAGCGCGTATGGATAGTCAGGAACTACAAG GGTTTACAAGACGAGATAAAATTGGTTCCAATTAACCTTCAGAACAGGCCTGCTTGGTACAAGGAGAAAGTATATCCCCCAAACAAG GTGCCTTCATTGGAGCACAATGGCAAAATAATTGGAGAGAGTTTGGATTTGGTCAAATACGTAGATGCCAACTTCAAAGGACCATCTTTGTTACCTGAT GATCCCGCTAAAAAGGAATTTGCTGAGGAGTTGATAGCCTACTCCGGTACATTTGTGGATAATGTGTATGCATCATTCAGAGGAGACGACACCGTAAAGCAAGCAG GTTCTGAATTTGATTACTTGGAAACTGCCCTCCATAAGTTTGAGGATGGACATTTCTTCCTTGGTCAATTTAGTCAA GTAGATGCTGTCTATATTCCATTTGTCGAGAGAACTCGGCTCTTTCTCTACGAAGTGTGGAAATATGATATTACATCAGGGAGACCAAAGTTAGCTAAATGGATTCAG GAAATTAATGAGATTGATGCTTACAAGCCAACAATACCTGACCCTCAGCTTATTGTGGAGAAATATAAAATCCGTTTTCTG GGTCAAAAATGA
- the LOC125206218 gene encoding uncharacterized protein LOC125206218, whose amino-acid sequence MSRDLFLRILHTLEGRDEYFQYREDGIGRPGLTTLQKCTVAIRQMAYGTTADMFDEYLNVGDTIGRECLKKFCKLVVEAFGDTYLRRLTADDCQSLMRMHETMHGFPGMLGSIDCMHCCPIGERRVLFAAKQESARKDVERTFGVLQSRWAIVKGPARFWYKEVIADVMYACIIMHNMIVEQERGHVTNWVDDEAGSSSSTATSPVTRGLPTGFGAVLQRQASMRNQQDHTQLMTDMIEEVWNRNRRR is encoded by the exons ATGAGCCGAGATCTTTTTCTCCGTATTTTGCACACGTTGGAGGGACGTGATGAGTACTTCCAGTATCGGGAAGACGGGATCGGCAGACCCGGACTTACGACGTTGCagaagtgcacggttgcgaTCCGCCAGATGGCCTACGGCACAACAGCGGATATGTTCGATGAGTACCTTAACGTCGGGGATACAATTGGCCGCGAATGTCTCAAGAAATTTTGTAAGTTAGTTGTGGAGGCTTTTGGCGACACATATTTGCGACGCCTGACTGCTGATGATTGCCAGAGCCTGATGCGGATGCATGAGACGATGCACGGCTTCCCTGGGATGCTAGGGAGCATCGACTGTATGCACtg CTGCCCAATTGGTGAGAGGAGAGTCTTGTTTGCGGCAAAGCAGGAGTCCGCgcggaaggatgtggagcggacttttggggtgctccaatcgcggtgGGCAATCGTGAAAGGTCCGGCGCGTTTCTGGTACAAGGAAGTCATCGCCGacgtcatgtatgcgtgcatcatcatgcataacatgatagtcgaacaagAACGTGGACATGTCACCAATTGGGTGGATGATGAAGCCGGATCTAGCTCCAGCACGGCGACCTCGCCTGTCACTCGAGGATTACCGACTGGCTTCGGTGCGGTTCTACAGCGACAGGCCTCAATGCGCAACCAACAAGACCATACTCAGCTCATGaccgacatgattgaagaagtttggaaccGCAACCGCCGCCGTTGA
- the LOC125206219 gene encoding uncharacterized protein LOC125206219, with protein sequence MSYICTGVDSDDSVMFMFNEAQNSTRHIELFLEYSPLRNVEIPPIVDYGVGSSTRVEYMSFDCGMNEQADVADATDVGMNNQVNVQDNVDVDVVRRDRDPPLSSSSSDTILSDDSQADISSDEEVIYKPVVQVPDVGNEHNTMYWDEEHPYRINAGTKFDSKLHVKTAITMWSLRQHRQFRVVESKLRRWHAKCKYPAGRTEDGVAIISETDAEKANECSWEVSVTQRAHDDMWEIRKWVERHSCEGHRNDRGHANFSSSMIALCIRHQLLKNAEYKAAAVRNFVHDKFHVVISYKKAWYARRRAIEIVFGGWEESFRQLPSYMLELQSRNPGTIVEWKHNELLSQGRNKVFYYVFWALGPAIHAFQECQPVLTIDGTHLRGRFKGKLLVACGVDANKKTLPIAYAVVDEETGDSWQWFLDHVRIHVVKYQREVCIISDRHKGIIKAMRSDEWKKPPICHHKWCLVHLRKNIMAKCKGINVKGKIWGLGITTQVRKYIRRRRALREESIVAIQELNKAKKENWSLCYDDELRWGVTSTNMSESYNRVLKGVRELPIRALVDLTFWRTVQWWADRKTEIQHTEGRLTPWARDKLAANDARGQKHYCSVLDRELGHYQILSRPRMEDGQAKGNNKQEVKFFDSNCTCGKWQMWRVPCSHACTVARDRGNAMFELIDKHNHKATWEAQYSGGPFGAPRHEDYWAKPGWKLCITPEQLLPRKRGPGRRKRIPNQMDVREDDEPRAPRKCRNCGVEGHDRRNCTVGLVGEDCVSTAVG encoded by the exons ATGAGTTACATATGTACTGGGGTTGACAGTGATGACAGTGTGATGTTTATGTTCAATGAGGCTCAAAATTCTACTCGtcatattgaattatttcttgAGTATTCGCctttaagaaatgtagaaATCCCACCAATTGTTGATTACGGTGTTGGATCATCTACGAGGGTTGAATATATGAGCTTTGATTGTGGTATGAATGAGCAAGCAGATGTTGCTGATGCTACTGATGTTGGAATGAATAATCAAGTGAATGTTCAGGATAatgttgatgttgatgttgtACGAAGAGACCGTGATCCACCATTGTCGTCTTCATCATCTGACACTATTTTAAGTGATGATTCTCAAGCTGATATTTCCAGTGATGAGGAGGTAATATATAAACCCGTCGTGCAAG TACCCGATGTTGGTAATGAACACAACACTATGTACTGGGATGAGGAACATCCGTATCGGATTAATGCTGGAACAAAATTTGATAGCAAGTTGCATGTGAAGACTGCTATCACTATGTGGAGTTTGAGGCAACATCGACAATTTAGAGTGGTGGAGAGCAAATTAAGAAGGTGGCATGCTAAATGCAAATATCCAGCGGGGAGGACTGAAGATGGGGTAGCTATTATCAGCGAGACCGACGCTGAAAAAGCGAATGAATGTTCTTGGGAAGTTTCTGTGACACAACGGGCCCATGATGATATGTGGGAAATTAGGAAGTGGGTGGAACGCCATAGTTGTGAAGGCCATCGTAATGATAGAGGACATGCTAACTTTTCATCATCAATGATTGCTTTGTGTATTCGGCATCAATTGCTAAAAAATGCTGAGTACAAAGCCGCAGCCGTAAGAAATTTTGTTCATGACAAATTTCATGTGGTAATCAGTTATAAGAAGGCATGGTATGCGCGGAGAAGGGCTATAGAGATTGTATTTGGTGGGTGGGAGGAGTCATTTAGACAGTTGCCAAGCTACATGCTTGAACTGCAGTCAAGGAATCCAGGCACAATTGTTGAGTGGAAGCACAATGAGTTGTTGAGCCAGGGACGTAATAAAGTCTTCTATTATGTTTTCTGGGCTCTTGGGCCTGCTATACATGCTTTCCAAGAGTGTCAGCCAGTTTTAACAATAGACGGGACTCACCTTCGAGGAAGATTTAAAGGTAAGTTGCTTGTTGCTTGTGGTGTTGATGCTAACAAGAAGACTCTGCCGATTGCATATGCTGTTGTTGATGAAGAAACTGGCGATAGTTGGCAGTGGTTTTTGGATCATGTAAGAATTCATGTGGTGAAATACCAAAGGGAGGTGTGCATCATATCGGATAGGCATAAAGGAATCATTAAGGCTATGCGTTCTGATGAATGGAAAAAGCCGCCGATATGTCACCACAAATGGTGTTTGGTCCATTTGAGGAAAAATATCATGGCGAAATGTAAGGGCATTAATGTGAAAGGCAAGATATGGGGATTGGGTATCACAACTCAAGTACGTAAATACATCCGAAGGCGACGTGCACTACGGGAGGAAAGTATTGTTGCGATACAAGAGCTCAATAaagccaaaaaagaaaattggtcTCTTTGTTACGATGATGAACTGAGATGGGGGGTGACCTCAACAAACATGTCAGAGAGCTACAACAGAGTGTTGAAAGGTGTTAGAGAGTTGCCGATTAGAGCTTTAGTTGATCTGACATTTTGGAGAACAGTGCAATGGTGGGCAGATAGAAAAACAGAAATACAACACACCGAAGGTCGGTTAACCCCGTGGGCGAGGGATAAACTTGCTGCGAATGATGCGAGAGGGCAAAAACATTATTGTTCTGTACTTGACCGAGAACTAGGCCATTACCAAATTCTAAGTCGTCCACGAATGGAAGATGGACAGGCAAAGGGAAACAACAAACAAGAGGTCAAGTTTTTCGATTCAAATTGCACTTGTGGGAAGTGGCAGATGTGGAGAGTTCCTTGTTCACATGCTTGCACTGTGGCTAGAGATAGAGGTAACGCTATGTTTGAACTCATTGATAAACACAACCACAAAGCCACATGGGAAGCACAGTACTCTGGTGGCCCATTTGGAGCACCAAGACACGAAGACTATTGGGCTAAACCCGGATGGAAATTGTGTATCACCCCTGAGCAGTTGCTTCCTCGAAAGCGCGGACCAGGCAGAAGAAAGAGGATTCCTAATCAAATGGATGTCCGCGAGGATGATGAACCGAGAGCTCCCCGCAAGTGTAGGAATTGCGGCGTAGAGGGGCATGACCGAAGAAATTGCACAGTCG GACTTGTTGGTGAAGACTGTGTTTCTACTGCGGTTGGATGA